Proteins found in one Neomonachus schauinslandi chromosome 1, ASM220157v2, whole genome shotgun sequence genomic segment:
- the RBSN gene encoding rabenosyn-5, whose protein sequence is MASLDDPGEVREGFLCPLCLKNLQSFYQLQSHYEEEHSGEDRDVKGQIKSLVQKAKKAKNRLLKREDDRAESGTQGYESFSYGGVDPYMWEPQELGAVRSHLSDFKKHRAARIDHYVVEVNKLIIRLEKLTAFDRTNTESAKIRAIEKSVVPWVNDQDVPFCPDCGNKFSIRNRRHHCRLCGSIMCKKCMELISLPFANKLTSASKDSLSTHTSPSQSPNSVHGSRRGSISSVSSVSSVLDEKDDDRIRCCTHCKDTLLKREQQIDEKEHTPDIVKLYEKLRLCMEKVDQKAPEYIRMAASLNAGETTYSLEHASDLRVEVQKVYELIDALSKKILTLGLNQDPPPHPNTLRLQRMIRYSATLFVQEKLLGLMSLPTREQFEELKKKRKQEMERKRILERQVVLESQQRFEERRSDLASRAANGEVVSLRGGPAPLRKAEGWLPLSGSPGQSEDSDPLLQQIHNITSFIRQAKAAGRTDEVRTLQENLRQLQDEYDQQQTEKAIELSRRQAEEEDLQREQLQRLCEREWEREREQFRAASLHTRTRSLDFREIRPFQLEPGREPRTHLAYALDLGFSSVQSSAAAEPPAPSSALEPARVWSGPPALGQEFFPQSMISQQNELASLNPFYEEDPSSPTAGGTTSPPAAEHSFGPSVSILKEYNPFEEEEEEAVAGNPFTNPDSPAPNPFDEEDEHPHQRPSSPPVPGNPFEEATCTNPFEMDSDSGPEGEEPIEEELLLQQIDNIKAYIFDAKQCGRLDEVEVLTENLRELKRTLAKQKRGTD, encoded by the exons ATGGCTTCTCTGGATGACCCTGGGGAAGTGAGGGAGGGCTTCCTTTGCCCTTTGTGCCTGAAGAACCTGCAGTCTTTCTATCAGCTTCAGTCACATTATGAGGAAGAGCACTCTGGGGAAGACCGTGATGTCAAAGGGCAAATTAAAA gtcTTGTCCAGAAGGCTAAGAAAGCCAAGAACAGGCTGTTGAAACGAGAAGATGACCGAGCAGAATCAGGGACACAAGGATATGAGTCTTTCAGTTATGGAGGGGTCGACCCTTACATGTGGGAACCCCAGGAACTAG GCGCTGTGAGAAGCCatctttctgacttcaaaaaaCACCGAGCTGCCAGAATTGACCACTATGTTGTTGAAGTCAATAAATTAATAATCAGGTTAGAGAAg CTCACTGCATTTGACAGAACGAATACCGAATCTGCTAAGATACGAG caatagaaaagTCTGTGGTGCCTTGGGTCAACGACCAAGATGTCCCTTTCTGTCCGGACTGTGGGAATAAGTTCAGCATCCGTAACCGCCGCCACCACTGCCGCCTCTGCGGGTCTATTATGTGCAAGAAGTGTATGGAGCTCATCAGCCTCCCTTTTGCAA ACAAGCTCACCAGTGCCAGCAAAGATTCCCTGAGCacccacaccagccccagccaGTCACCCAACAGTGTCCATGGCTCCCGCCGGGGCAGTATCAGCAGCGTGAGCAGTGTAAGCTCCGTCCTGGATGAAAAGGATGACGACCGGATCCGCTGCTGTACACACTGCAAGGACACGCTGCTCAAGAGAGAGCAGCAGATTGATGAGAAGGAGCACACCCCCGACATTGTAAAGCTCTATGAG aaATTACGACTTTGCATGGAGAAAGTTGACCAAAAAGCTCCCGAATACATCAGGATGGCAGCATCATTAAA TGCTGGGGAGACAACCTACAGCCTGGAACATGCCAGTGACCTTCGAGTGGAAGTGCAGAAAGTGTACGAGCTCATAGATGCTTTAAG TAAGAAGATCTTAACCTTAGGCTTGAACCAGGACCCTCCACCACATCCAAACACTTTGCGGCTGCAGAGGATGATCAGATACTCAGCTACACTGTTTGTGCAG GAAAAGTTGCTGGGTTTGATGTCACTGCCAACCAGAGAACAGTTTgaggaactgaaaaagaaaaggaaacaggaaatggagaggaagaggatCCTGGAGAGACAG GTTGTCCTGGAATCCCAGCAACGGTTTGAGGAAAGGCGGAGTGACCTGGCGTCTCGTGCGGCCAACGGGGAGGTGGTGTCCCTTCGAGGGGGACCTGCCCCCCTGAGAAAGGCTGAGGGCTGGCTCCCGCTGTCAGGAAGTCCGGGGCAGAGTGAAGACTCGGACCCCCTCCTCCAGCAGATCCACAACATCACATCATTTATTAGGCAGGCCAAGGCTGCCGGGCGGACAGACGAAGTGCGCACACTGCAGGAAAACCTGCGGCAGTTGCAGGATGAGTATGACCAGCAGCAGACGGAGAAGGCCATTGAGCTGTCACGGAGGCAGGCCGAGGAGGAGGACCTGCAGCGAGAACAGCTGCAGAGGCTTTGTGAACGGGAGTGGGAACGAGAGAGGGAGCAATTCCGGGCCGCGTCCCTACATACACGGACTCGGTCCCTGGACTTCCGAGAAATCAGGCCTTTTCAGCTGGAGCCTGGCAGGGAGCCTCGTACCCACCTTGCTTATGCTTTGGATCTAGGCTTTTCCTCAGTTCAGAGCAGTGCAGCTGCGGAGCCCCCTGCGCCCAGCTCAGCTCTCGAGCCAGCCAGAGTGTGGTCTGGACCCCCAGCCCTCGGCCAGGAATTCTTCCCCCAGAGCATGATTTCACAGCAAAATGAGCTGGCCTCCCTAAACCCCTTCTATGAGGAAGACCCCTCCAGCCCCACAGCAGGGGGCACTACCAGCCCTCCTGCCGCAGAGCATTCCTTTGGCCCTTCAGTCTCCATCCTCAAAGAATACAATCCttttgaggaagaagaagaggaggctgTCGCAGGGAATCCCTTCACTAACCCAGATAGTCCAGCGCCCAACCCCTTTGATGAGGAAGATGAGCATCCCCACCAGAGGCCCTCAAGCCCTCCTGTTCCTGGTAACCCCTTTGAGGAAGCCACCTGTACCAACCCCTTTGAGATGGACAGTGACAGTGGGCCAGAGGGCGAGGAGCCCATAGAGGAGGAGCTCCTCCTCCAGCAGATTGATAACATCAAGGCGTACATTTTTGATGCCAAGCAGTGTGGCCGCCTGGATGAGGTGGAAGTGCTGACAGAGAACCTGAGGGAGCTGAAGCGCACCCTGGCCAAACAGAAGCGGGGTACCGACTGA